CAGCGCGAGCGCGCGCCGCGCATGGCCGGCAATGCGCTCCATGATCGCCGGCATCTCGCCGTGCTCGGTCCGGTAGACGTCGAGCAGCGCGAGAATCGAGGTCTGCGGCGAACGCATGTCGTGCGACAGGAAATCGAGTGCCTCGTCGCGCTGCCGGGACATCAGGTAGGAATTCGAGTGATAGCGGATGCGGGCGGCCAGCTCCATCGCGTCGGGGAGCTTCACCAGATAGTCATTCGCGCCGGCGATGAACGCCTCGCGCTTGACGATCGGCTCCTCCTTCGCGGACAGCACGATGATCGGCACGCGAGCGGTGCCGGCGTCCGCACGCCACGCGCGGACCAGATCGAGGCCGTCGATCTCCGGCATCACGAGATCCTGCAGGATGACAGTCGGCTTCACGTCGCGCGCCACCGCCATCGCCCGGTGCGCATCGGTGCACACATGCAGGTCGATGTCATGTTCGCTGCGCAGCGCGCGGCGGATCACCTCACCGACGAACGGTTGATCGTCGACGAGAAGGACCGATAACCCCGATTCAAGACAATCCGAGGCATTATCACCGCTCGATTCTTTCATAAATACAGTTTCAAACGCCGATTCTCCAATCGATTCTTTCATAGGAGTTGTTTATCAGACTTGGACGCTATCTTATTTTGGCGGTTGAAAAACCCGCCTGATTCCGCCGATATGGCCTGTCGGCGCTGCCTTGCAGGGCTCCGGACGCCGATTTCTCCCCGTTGGCGGCCGCATTACCTCCGCATCCTTTCTCTCAATAAACATAACCGGCTGATTCTAAATGAAATTAGAACACAGCATCTATCTCCTTCCGGTTTAGTTTTGCCAAATATGCAGAATGAGACGGAAACAGTTAAATCAGATCATTTCCGGATTCGAAAGACGATAACGTTTGCGACACCGGCGCGATAAGGTTTGCATGCGCTGCAAGGCTGGCTGCCTGCCGCATTCAAGGGCCGGATTAAAATCCGCGCAATCGGCGGGTGCGGGAAAGAAAAAAAGCGCGCCGGGCAGCGATCGGCCCGGGCGCGCTTCGGGCCGGCTGGCACCGGCTGCTCGATGGCGGAATGACGAAGGCGTGCGGCCTTACCCGCGCGCGTGCTGCGCGGACACTTCCTGCAGGTCGAGGTCGCGTTCGAGCGCGTGCAGCATCTCGTCGTGGATGTGGCCCGAACGGTGCAGGCGCAACAGTTCGGTACGCCCCGCCTTGATCGCGGCCAGCACGACGTCGTAGTGTGCGGCACGCACTTCTGCCGGATACGTGGGCTCGTTCTTCGCCCGCTCGGTCAATTCCGCGCGATACGTGTACTGCTCGAGCAGGCGCGGATGGATCACGACCCCGTTCTCGTCGCGCACGAGCGGCTGGATCGCCGCGAGCTGCGCCGCCTCGATGTACGCCCACGTCTGCGGCTCGGTCAGGTGGTGCGCCGCGCGTTCTTCGCGCTGCGGCAGGCGCAGCAGCCGGATCAGCGGCCCGATCGTCGTGCCCTGCAGCAGCACGGTGACGAGGATCACCGCGAACGACGCGACCAGGATCACGTCGCGGCCGGGCATTGCCTCGGGCAGCGACAACGCGATCGCCAGCGTGACGACGCCGCGCATCCCGGCCCAGCTCATGATCGTCGCGGCTTTCCAGTCGGGCGCTTCGCCGCGCCGCGCGATCCCGCGCACCGGCCACTTCAGCGCCTCGACCGCGTAGATCCACACGAAGCGCGACACGATCACCGCCGCCAGCACCGCGAACATCGGCGACACCATCGTGGCGAGCACCTGCTCGAAGCCGCCGAGCCGGTGGATCGCGCCGCGCAGCGACAGCCCGATCAGCACGAACACCATCGCTTCGAGCAGGAACACGATGACCTGCCAGAATGCGGTGCCGCGCGTGCGCACGGCTGCCGAGAACACCTCGTGCTGGTGCCAGCCGACGATCATGCCGGCCGTGACGGTGGCGATCACGCCGGACACTTCA
This window of the Burkholderia lata genome carries:
- a CDS encoding Na+/H+ antiporter, yielding MSPVSAFKLVLLSFLAIVALECIAKRLRLPPAAALLIGGIGIAFIPGLPPINLDPELVLLVFLPPLLMDGAYFSVWEEFKRNVGGILLLAIGAVVFTTFAVGFAVHWVAPSLPWAACFALGAIVSPPDAVAAKAVLERVALPRRLMVLLEGESLLNDAAGLVLFRFAVVAALSGTFSLGHAVVGFAELGLGGVVVGIVVGKLVVWFLKLLDDDYLVITVAVIAGWIAYIAGEMVEVSGVIATVTAGMIVGWHQHEVFSAAVRTRGTAFWQVIVFLLEAMVFVLIGLSLRGAIHRLGGFEQVLATMVSPMFAVLAAVIVSRFVWIYAVEALKWPVRGIARRGEAPDWKAATIMSWAGMRGVVTLAIALSLPEAMPGRDVILVASFAVILVTVLLQGTTIGPLIRLLRLPQREERAAHHLTEPQTWAYIEAAQLAAIQPLVRDENGVVIHPRLLEQYTYRAELTERAKNEPTYPAEVRAAHYDVVLAAIKAGRTELLRLHRSGHIHDEMLHALERDLDLQEVSAQHARG
- a CDS encoding hybrid sensor histidine kinase/response regulator — its product is MKESIGESAFETVFMKESSGDNASDCLESGLSVLLVDDQPFVGEVIRRALRSEHDIDLHVCTDAHRAMAVARDVKPTVILQDLVMPEIDGLDLVRAWRADAGTARVPIIVLSAKEEPIVKREAFIAGANDYLVKLPDAMELAARIRYHSNSYLMSRQRDEALDFLSHDMRSPQTSILALLDVYRTEHGEMPAIMERIAGHARRALALADGFIHLTRAQSERRAHEVVSLNEIVLDAVDQLWEKAAGLGSRVAAHVPDTECVTMGDRMMLTRAVANLIDNGLKYGPAGTDVHCTLSSEDGAWLIGVEDTGAGIAPEQRTAATETFVQLESAHGAARGGFGLGLAFVRATAARHRGQILMRNTARGFMVALRLPAQAER